TCCTGGCGCTGCTGTTTAGCGTGGCCCTGGGCCTGATTTTGCCACTGGTCATTCGCAACCTGGTGGACATTGTATTGGTAGATAAAAACTTCACCTTGCTGAACCAATTGGCGTTGGGGCTGCTTGTGGTTTTTTTGTTGCAAGGCGTCGCCAGTTTCGTCAACCAATTGTCGCTGGCTTTTGTGGGCGAAAACGTGGTGGCCGACATTCGTGTGGCGGTATACAGTCATTTGCAGTCATTGTCGCTCAAATACTTCACCGACCATCGCACCGGCGAGATTGTGTCGCGCATTACCAACGATGTGGTGCTGCTGCAAACGGCCGTCACCGACAACCTCGTCGCCCTGCTGCGGCAGGCCATCACCCTCGTAGGCGCATCTATTTTGCTTTTTGTGCTGGACTGGCGGCTGACGCTGATCATTCTGCTGGGCATCCCGCCGATTACCCTGACGATGGTCTGGTTGGGGCGCAAAATCCGTCGGGCGGCAACGGCCGTGCAAGACGCCCTGGCCCAAGGCGCCAACGTGCTGGAAGAAACCGTCTCCGGGGTGCGCATTGTGCAATCTTTCGCCCGCGAGGAATATGAAATCGGGCGCTTTTCGGCGCGGGTGACAGACATCTTCAACGCCGCCATGCGCCGGGCAAAAATCGGCGCGGTGTTGGGGCCGATTATCGGCTTTATGGCCTTCGCCTCAATTACCATCACCCTCTGGTTTGGCGGCTACGAGGTCATTCAGGGGCGGCTGACGCCTGGCGACCTGGTGGCCTATCTGATTTACACCATGCTGGTGGCTGCGCCCATCGCCTCGCTGGCCGGGCTGTATGCCCAATTTCAGTCGGCTATTGGGGCCACCGAGCGGCTGTTCGACTTACTGGATACACCGTCGGAGATAATCAGCCGGCCAGATGCGCCGCCGCTGCCGCTGGTGAATGGCGAGGTGGTGTTTGAAGACGTGAGTTTTGCCTACAGCACGGCCGTTGCCCTGTTACGCTCTGTCTCGTTCACCGCCCGGCCCGGCCAGGTGATCGCTTTGGTGGGGCCGAGCGGGGCGGGCAAGTCTACCCTGGTAAGCCTGATTCCGCGCTTCTGGGATGTGGATAACGGCCGTGTCACCATAGACGGCCACGACATCCGCGACGTGAATCTGCGCAGCCTGCGCGAGCAAATTGGCATTGTGCCCCAGGAGACCACCCTGTTCTCTGACACGGTGTACAACAACATCCGCTACGGCAAACTAGACGCCAGCCGCGACGAAGTGGAAGCGGCCGCGCGCGCCGCCAACGCCCACGACTTCATCTTGAGCGATTTACCCGAAGGCTACAACACACCGGTCGGCGAACGCGGCGTGAAGCTCAGCGGCGGGCAGCGCCAGCGGGTGGCCATCGCCCGCGCCCTGTTAAAAGACCCACGCATCCTCATTTTGGACGAAGCCACCTCATCGCTAGACAGCGAGAGCGAGAGCCTGGTACAGGAAGCGCTGGACCGGTTGATGCAAGGGCGCACATCGTTCGTCATCGCCCATCGGCTGAGTACGGTGGTGAATGCGGATTGGGTGTTGGTGCTGAATGAGGGGCGCATTGTGGAACAAGGAGACCATGCCAGCCTGCTGGCGCAGCCGGATGGCCTGTACACGCGTCTTTACCACATGCAGTTCGCCAGCGCCGACGCCCTGGCGGAAGTGTCTCTGAAGACGTGAGAGAGGGTAGAGGGTGGAGGGTGAAGGGTGAAGGGTGAAGGGGTCTTTGGGCGGAGCAGCCGAATCTAATTCATTGTGGTGGTGGGAGTTAAATGGGGTTTGAACTGTGTTTCGTACAGGCTGGCATACAGCCCGCCTTGCGCCAGCAGCGATTCGTGCGTGCCTTGCTCGACCAACTGCCCTTGTTCCATCACCAAAATCAGGTCGGCCGCCAGGATGGTAGACAAACGATGGGCGATGACAAGGCTGGTGCGCCCCTGCATCACACGCTGCAATGCCTCCTGAATTAGCGCCTCAGACAATGAGTCCAGGTGTGATGTGGCTTCATCCAGTACCAGAATACGGGGGTTTTTCAGGATGACGCGGGCGATAGCGATGCGCTGGCGCTCGCCGCCGCTGAGGCGATAGCCACGTTCGCCGACGACGGTATCGTAGCTATCGGGTAGGGAGATGATGAAATCGTGGATGTTGGCGGCCTGGGCGGCCGCGATCATCTCTGCCTGACTGGCATCGGGCCGGGCATAGAGCAGGTTGGCGGCGATGGTGTCATAAAACAGGTAAGTTTCCTGGGTGACCATGCCGATATTGTCGGACAGGGTTGGCAGGGTAAGGTCACGGATGTCGTGGTTGTCTAGCAGGATACGGCCGTTTGTTGGGTCATACAGCCGCGGGATGAGGTAGGTGATGCTGGTTTTGCCGGCGCCGCTCGGCCCTACCAGGGCCGCCAGTTGGCCCGGCTCGATGGTGAAGTTGATGTTTTGCAGCGCCCAACGGTTTTGCGGCGGCACGGCCGTTTCCTCGTTGTCCGCCTCACCATTGGCCCCCGCTGCTTGCCTCGTTTCACGTGCGCCTCGCTGTTCCAGTCGAAGCGGTGTACTTCTTGCAGGCCAATCTGGCCGTTTTCCACGTCCACGTAAGTAAAAGAAACATCTTCAAATTGGAGACGGCCGTTTACCTGCGCCAACGCCAAAGCATTTTCTTTCGCCTGAATTTCCACCGGGATGTCTAACGCTTCAAAAACCCGCTCGAAGCTGACCATACTCTGGGCAAATTCAACCGGGGCGTTGGTCAGGGCCATCAGCGGGCCATATAACTGGTTGAGATACGCGCCAAACGCGACAATCGTGCCAACGGTAAAAGCGCCTTGCAGCACCAACAGGCCGCCCACCCAATACACGGCCGCCACCCCCACCGCGCTGACCACGCTGAGCAGCATAAAAAACCAACGCCCAATCACCGCCGAACGAATGCCAATGTCGCGCACTTGGGCGGCGTCGTAGCTAAAGCGGCGTACTTCGCGTTGTTCGCGGCCAAACAGCTTCACCAACAACGCCCCGCTGACATTGAGCGTCTCGTTCATGGTGGCGTTCATTTCGGCGTTGTGCTCCATGGATTTGCGGCGCAAATCGCGCAAGACGCGCCCAATGCGGCGCGCCGGCAGCACAAACAGGGGTAAGATCGCCAACGCCAGCAGCGTCAGCCGCCACTCCAGGGCCAGCATGATGCCCAGAGTAGCCAGCAAAGAGACGACGTTGGAGATGATGGTGACAGTGGTGTTGCTGATGGCCTGCTGCGCGCCAACCACGTCGTTGTTCAGGCGGGACATCAGTTCGCCGGTGCGCGACTGGGTGAAGAAGCGCAAAGACATGCGCTGCATGTGGGCGTACAGTGTGCAGCGCAAATCAAAAATAACGCCTTCGCCGATTTCGGAATTGAGATGGCGCTGCCAGACGCCGATGACGCCGTTCAGCAGCGGGATCAGCACCATGCCCAGGGCGACCAGATTCAGCAGGCGGTAATTTTGATCGGGGATGGCCGTATCTATGAGGGCGCGGATGAGCAGTGGCGAGAGCAGCGACAACCCGGTGATGAGCAAAATGGTGAACAACAACAAAACGACCTGGCCGCGATACGGCCGTGCAAACCCCCACACCCGCCACAACAATTCGCGGGTAATCGCCGGACGGTCCTGGGCATCGTCATGCCGGATATAAGCAAACCAACCACCACCATGAAAAGCCATAGGAACTCCTGCTGACCATTAATTGCTGAAAGCGATGACATGTGTCCAAAGAAATCTTCGCGCAATTTAAGAAACGGGCGGATTACGGGCAGTCGCGGAAACAGCCGGGGTCTTGGAATGGCTGAAAGGTCAGACGCAGTATTTGGCCGGGCTGCAAAACGGCCGTCTCGTCAAACAGAACCAGAG
This DNA window, taken from Candidatus Leptovillus gracilis, encodes the following:
- a CDS encoding ATP-binding cassette domain-containing protein, encoding MEQRGARETRQAAGANGEADNEETAVPPQNRWALQNINFTIEPGQLAALVGPSGAGKTSITYLIPRLYDPTNGRILLDNHDIRDLTLPTLSDNIGMVTQETYLFYDTIAANLLYARPDASQAEMIAAAQAANIHDFIISLPDSYDTVVGERGYRLSGGERQRIAIARVILKNPRILVLDEATSHLDSLSEALIQEALQRVMQGRTSLVIAHRLSTILAADLILVMEQGQLVEQGTHESLLAQGGLYASLYETQFKPHLTPTTTMN
- a CDS encoding ABC transporter ATP-binding protein codes for the protein MGRDYETDVDGRVPRLSGEQIHTYRRLLRYVRPYRRWMVVSILALLFSVALGLILPLVIRNLVDIVLVDKNFTLLNQLALGLLVVFLLQGVASFVNQLSLAFVGENVVADIRVAVYSHLQSLSLKYFTDHRTGEIVSRITNDVVLLQTAVTDNLVALLRQAITLVGASILLFVLDWRLTLIILLGIPPITLTMVWLGRKIRRAATAVQDALAQGANVLEETVSGVRIVQSFAREEYEIGRFSARVTDIFNAAMRRAKIGAVLGPIIGFMAFASITITLWFGGYEVIQGRLTPGDLVAYLIYTMLVAAPIASLAGLYAQFQSAIGATERLFDLLDTPSEIISRPDAPPLPLVNGEVVFEDVSFAYSTAVALLRSVSFTARPGQVIALVGPSGAGKSTLVSLIPRFWDVDNGRVTIDGHDIRDVNLRSLREQIGIVPQETTLFSDTVYNNIRYGKLDASRDEVEAAARAANAHDFILSDLPEGYNTPVGERGVKLSGGQRQRVAIARALLKDPRILILDEATSSLDSESESLVQEALDRLMQGRTSFVIAHRLSTVVNADWVLVLNEGRIVEQGDHASLLAQPDGLYTRLYHMQFASADALAEVSLKT